In Acidimicrobiales bacterium, a single window of DNA contains:
- the smpB gene encoding SsrA-binding protein SmpB, with the protein GSDRFRTVARNRRARHEYDILETFECGIALQGSEVKSLRAGRVTLADAYARVEGGEAWLLGVHIPPYEHAAGFGAHEPERRRKLLLHRGEIDELMGKTQQQSLTLVPLSIYFKDGRAKVELALAKGRRLYDKRHAIASRDAERDAAREARSAAGKHVARGASRERY; encoded by the coding sequence GGGAGCGACCGGTTCCGCACCGTCGCCCGCAACCGGCGCGCCCGGCACGAGTACGACATCCTCGAGACCTTTGAGTGCGGCATCGCGCTGCAGGGGAGCGAGGTGAAGTCGCTGCGAGCGGGCAGGGTGACGCTCGCCGACGCCTATGCACGGGTCGAAGGCGGGGAGGCCTGGCTCCTGGGCGTGCATATCCCGCCCTACGAGCACGCCGCGGGATTCGGGGCCCACGAGCCCGAGCGGCGGCGCAAGCTGCTCCTGCACCGGGGAGAGATCGACGAGCTCATGGGCAAGACGCAGCAGCAGTCGCTCACCCTGGTGCCGCTCTCCATCTACTTCAAGGACGGCAGGGCGAAGGTGGAGCTCGCCCTGGCGAAGGGCCGACGCCTGTACGACAAGCGCCACGCCATCGCCTCCCGTGACGCCGAGCGTGATGCGGCGCGCGAGGCCCGCAGCGCGGCGGGCAAGCACGTGGCTCGTGGCGCGAGCCGCGAGCGCTACTGA
- a CDS encoding CopG family transcriptional regulator: protein MKRTTVKLPDELDARLRHESERRGRTVSELTRDAIDLYLGGSDGQGKRHLLAAGAGRSGHQDISERVEEILSKELGASHS from the coding sequence ATGAAGCGCACTACCGTGAAGCTGCCAGACGAGCTCGACGCTCGACTGCGTCACGAGTCAGAACGCCGTGGTCGCACGGTGTCCGAGCTGACCCGCGACGCGATCGACCTGTACCTCGGCGGGTCGGACGGACAAGGTAAGCGGCACCTCCTCGCAGCGGGCGCCGGGCGAAGCGGGCACCAGGACATCTCCGAGCGTGTCGAGGAGATCCTGTCGAAGGAGCTCGGGGCATCGCACTCCTGA
- a CDS encoding PIN domain-containing protein — protein sequence MYAYIDADDRHHAECLELLETHPGPLLVPVLVVSEVTHLVATRLGIAPEVRFLGDLAAGALTPEPVLAGDWLRIAELTARYGDLPLGAVDASVVTAAERLKISEVATLDRRHFSVIRPSHVAAFELLP from the coding sequence TTGTACGCGTACATCGACGCCGACGACCGTCACCACGCCGAGTGCCTCGAGCTGCTCGAGACGCACCCTGGGCCGCTGCTCGTCCCGGTCCTCGTCGTGAGCGAGGTCACCCACCTCGTCGCGACGCGCCTCGGCATCGCACCAGAGGTCCGGTTCCTGGGCGATCTCGCTGCCGGCGCGCTGACCCCGGAGCCTGTCCTCGCCGGTGACTGGTTGCGCATCGCCGAGCTGACCGCGCGCTACGGCGACCTTCCGCTCGGCGCGGTGGACGCCTCCGTCGTGACAGCAGCCGAACGCTTGAAGATCAGTGAGGTCGCCACGTTGGATCGAAGGCACTTCAGCGTCATACGGCCGAGCCATGTGGCGGCCTTCGAGCTGCTCCCGTAA
- a CDS encoding TIR domain-containing protein, which produces MRDHEGRTASDKGGLNMADIFLSYSRQNSDFVTRLSDALAAHGKDVWLDLHTIADGEVFPDAIRRAIEESEAFVFVISPASLSSAYCGHEVDHAASLGKRIVPLIYEVVPDDEIPTAIAERNWIPFVDEREFERSVDRLVVAVDTDLEYRKEHTRWLVKAAEWDREGHDRSFLLRGNELAAAEGWLAGAQAEADPPPTELQRSYLLVSRQSNLRRQRRFAVGGVSVAAVAIALLVFALISRSQAVTAETTASSRALAAESQNLLTSDPETSVLVASKALEESPTPDALYAVRLALDHSTVERALPLAKSATNCEPVARFDVHEPLILRVAVGGQLTAYRASTGTVAWHETLAGANSCVLAFDPAHDLAAVAVAKVVDLVDPSTGTVTRQLTPAHLSGPSATGSPGTMAFSQDGSQLAVLTNSDQIELWNVATRTGRMLSTTFPILYGMAFVADGSEMVLGTQAGTFLVVDTTTGQVVRTLTVGVPGDAVEVAANPAGSTLAVADSTVSSTRTTVVTLWNTATWTQQSTLAHFGVIGVETLAFSQTGDRLAIGEADGAGSVWSVPHQDELAPLLGQTSDLDAVSFSPDATSVLVSAWDGSARIYRATGPGVGTVGLNTGALAPASFAWGAHTFSSVLMSNTGTCVPSCQWTTWSWPAGVPIKQHALSTDPNAIVATSGATVAVAVPNGSGPSWTVTVSEGTDLRPVRTLSGVPLGPVGIVTPAFMGLTDNGRYLELALAGATTKGALLRTYDVLTGRAVATRLFATPTTAVCGVNNATANTKGTVDVLLDFCGHIWTIDVAVHSKPLLLNSGGRASALALNTAGTQLAVSSWDGIANVFDPRTGRRLFQLIGSTGLTDIAYSPDDRYIVTTSISGDVQTWSADSGRLLRSQSDPSDAWLIAFSSPSRFSTLDNDGELRVWDVCSDCQDPGPLLRTAQHAVVTPLTAAESQQSSEG; this is translated from the coding sequence TTGCGCGATCATGAGGGGCGGACGGCGAGCGACAAGGGTGGGCTCAACATGGCGGACATCTTCCTCTCCTACTCGCGGCAGAACAGCGACTTCGTAACGCGCCTGAGCGATGCGCTTGCCGCACACGGCAAAGACGTGTGGCTGGACCTCCACACCATCGCCGACGGCGAAGTCTTTCCCGACGCCATCCGACGGGCCATCGAAGAGTCAGAGGCATTTGTCTTCGTCATCAGCCCGGCATCCCTGTCGTCGGCCTACTGCGGGCACGAGGTGGACCATGCCGCCAGTCTCGGCAAGCGCATCGTCCCCCTGATCTACGAGGTCGTTCCCGACGACGAGATCCCGACCGCGATTGCCGAGCGCAACTGGATCCCGTTCGTCGACGAACGCGAGTTCGAGCGCTCCGTCGATCGGCTTGTGGTGGCCGTCGACACCGATCTGGAGTACCGCAAGGAGCACACCCGGTGGTTGGTCAAGGCGGCCGAGTGGGACCGGGAGGGCCATGACCGCAGCTTCCTGCTCAGGGGTAACGAGCTGGCCGCCGCGGAGGGCTGGCTGGCCGGGGCCCAGGCTGAGGCCGACCCGCCACCGACCGAATTGCAGCGCTCGTACCTGCTGGTTAGTCGGCAGTCGAACCTGCGTCGCCAGCGAAGGTTTGCCGTGGGTGGGGTGTCGGTTGCGGCGGTGGCCATCGCCCTGCTGGTCTTCGCCCTCATCTCTCGAAGCCAGGCCGTCACCGCCGAGACGACGGCCAGCTCCCGGGCGCTGGCCGCCGAGAGCCAGAACCTGCTCACGTCGGACCCCGAGACGTCCGTCCTGGTGGCCAGCAAGGCCCTCGAAGAGTCCCCGACGCCCGACGCCCTCTACGCGGTGCGCCTGGCCCTCGACCACTCGACCGTCGAGCGCGCCCTTCCGCTGGCCAAGTCGGCCACCAACTGCGAGCCGGTGGCCCGATTCGACGTGCATGAGCCGCTGATCCTGCGGGTGGCGGTGGGTGGTCAGCTGACCGCCTACCGGGCATCGACCGGCACGGTGGCCTGGCACGAGACCCTGGCCGGGGCGAATTCGTGTGTGCTCGCTTTCGACCCCGCCCACGACCTGGCCGCCGTCGCCGTCGCGAAGGTCGTCGATCTGGTCGACCCGTCGACCGGCACGGTCACCAGGCAGCTGACTCCGGCCCACCTGTCCGGTCCATCGGCCACCGGCAGTCCCGGCACCATGGCCTTCAGCCAGGACGGTTCCCAGCTGGCGGTCCTGACCAACTCCGACCAGATCGAGCTGTGGAACGTGGCCACCAGGACCGGTCGGATGCTGAGCACCACGTTCCCCATCCTCTACGGCATGGCCTTCGTGGCCGATGGCTCGGAGATGGTGCTCGGGACCCAAGCGGGGACGTTCCTCGTGGTGGACACCACGACCGGTCAGGTGGTGCGCACACTGACCGTGGGAGTTCCGGGCGACGCCGTCGAGGTGGCGGCCAATCCGGCCGGGAGCACGCTGGCCGTCGCCGACAGCACGGTCTCGAGTACCCGGACCACTGTGGTGACGCTGTGGAATACCGCCACATGGACGCAGCAGTCCACCCTGGCCCATTTCGGCGTGATCGGCGTCGAGACCCTGGCCTTCAGCCAGACGGGAGACCGGTTGGCCATCGGGGAGGCGGACGGGGCGGGAAGCGTGTGGTCCGTGCCGCACCAGGACGAGCTTGCTCCACTCCTCGGTCAGACCTCCGACCTCGACGCGGTGTCCTTCAGCCCCGACGCCACGAGTGTCCTGGTGTCCGCCTGGGACGGTTCAGCTCGCATCTATCGGGCGACCGGCCCGGGCGTGGGAACGGTCGGGCTGAACACCGGCGCGCTCGCCCCGGCGTCCTTCGCCTGGGGCGCCCACACGTTCTCGTCGGTTCTCATGTCCAATACGGGCACCTGCGTGCCGTCCTGCCAGTGGACGACGTGGTCGTGGCCGGCAGGTGTGCCGATCAAGCAGCACGCGCTCAGCACCGACCCCAACGCCATCGTCGCCACCTCGGGGGCGACCGTCGCCGTGGCCGTACCCAACGGCTCGGGCCCCAGCTGGACGGTCACCGTGTCGGAGGGTACCGACCTGCGCCCCGTCCGTACGCTCAGCGGCGTGCCCCTCGGCCCGGTGGGGATCGTGACCCCCGCCTTCATGGGTCTGACCGACAACGGGCGCTACCTGGAGCTGGCCCTGGCCGGAGCGACCACCAAAGGTGCGCTGCTACGCACCTACGACGTGCTCACCGGCCGAGCCGTGGCCACCCGGCTCTTCGCCACCCCGACCACGGCGGTGTGCGGCGTCAACAATGCGACGGCCAACACGAAGGGCACCGTCGACGTGCTGCTCGACTTCTGTGGTCACATCTGGACGATCGACGTGGCTGTCCACTCCAAACCGCTGCTGCTCAATTCCGGCGGCCGGGCCTCCGCCCTCGCCTTGAATACCGCGGGGACCCAGCTGGCCGTCTCCTCCTGGGACGGCATTGCCAACGTCTTCGACCCGCGCACAGGACGACGGCTCTTCCAGCTGATCGGCAGCACCGGGCTGACCGACATCGCTTACTCTCCCGACGACCGCTACATCGTGACCACTTCCATCAGCGGTGACGTCCAGACGTGGAGCGCCGACAGCGGACGGTTACTCAGGAGCCAGAGCGATCCGAGCGACGCATGGCTCATCGCATTTTCGTCACCGAGCCGGTTCTCGACCCTGGACAACGACGGTGAGCTCCGGGTCTGGGACGTGTGCAGCGACTGCCAGGACCCCGGCCCGCTGCTGCGGACGGCCCAGCACGCCGTGGTGACCCCCTTGACCGCGGCCGAGAGCCAGCAGTCGTCAGAGGGCTGA
- a CDS encoding ATP-binding cassette domain-containing protein, with translation MAELVIRDLTVEYASGDYSIRPIDGLDLTVKEGSLALLLGPSGCGKTTLLSCIAGILKPTSSSISVGGVEVTGLEGPALTEYRRHQVGVVFQAFNLIPSLSALDNVAAPMWAAGVGAAKARARAVALLERVDLEARLHHRPGELSGGQQQRVAIARALALDPPVVLADEPTAHLDYIQVEGILRLVAGLSAEGRVVAVATHDDRLLALAHQVVELVPRFIESELRPKRVDLDAGDVVFDQGERGDLIFVVDEGAVDLVRRHPDGTEELLAVAGPGDHFGEMGPLFDLPRAATARARERSVITGYTVRAFREAFGEQQLNRLFGR, from the coding sequence ATGGCCGAGCTGGTGATCCGCGACCTCACCGTCGAGTACGCGAGCGGCGACTATTCGATCCGTCCCATCGACGGGCTCGACCTGACCGTCAAGGAGGGCTCCCTCGCCCTGCTGCTCGGCCCGAGCGGTTGCGGGAAGACGACCCTGCTGTCGTGCATCGCCGGGATCCTCAAGCCGACCTCCAGCTCGATCAGCGTCGGCGGCGTGGAGGTGACCGGGCTCGAGGGCCCGGCGCTCACCGAGTACCGCCGGCACCAGGTGGGCGTGGTCTTCCAGGCGTTCAACCTCATCCCCAGCCTCAGCGCGCTCGACAACGTGGCGGCACCGATGTGGGCCGCCGGGGTGGGCGCGGCGAAGGCCCGCGCCCGTGCCGTCGCCCTGCTCGAGCGGGTGGACCTCGAGGCGCGCCTTCACCATCGTCCCGGTGAGCTCTCCGGGGGCCAGCAACAGCGCGTCGCCATCGCCCGGGCGCTCGCCCTCGACCCGCCGGTCGTCCTGGCCGACGAGCCCACCGCCCATCTCGACTACATCCAGGTCGAAGGGATCCTCCGGCTGGTCGCCGGCCTGTCGGCGGAGGGCAGGGTGGTGGCCGTGGCGACGCACGACGACCGACTGCTCGCTCTCGCCCACCAGGTCGTCGAGCTGGTGCCTCGCTTCATCGAATCCGAGCTCCGGCCCAAGCGTGTCGACCTCGACGCCGGCGACGTCGTCTTCGACCAGGGGGAGCGGGGCGATCTCATCTTCGTCGTCGACGAGGGGGCCGTGGACCTCGTGCGCCGGCACCCCGACGGCACCGAGGAGCTCCTCGCCGTGGCCGGGCCCGGCGACCACTTCGGAGAGATGGGGCCGCTGTTCGACCTCCCGCGGGCGGCCACGGCCCGGGCCCGGGAGCGATCGGTGATCACCGGGTACACGGTCCGCGCCTTCCGGGAGGCCTTCGGCGAGCAGCAGCTGAACAGGCTCTTCGGCCGCTGA
- a CDS encoding FtsX-like permease family protein, with translation MWRLALRDLQWRRRRFVISVLGTSLVFTVALILAGVASSFGVEADRAIQGFGADAWVVHAGTPGPFTSGLPIPDTAIAQLASSPGVREAAGLIYGLQSVGPLSRPSNVNLFGVSRGNLGFPAPVEGRRPRRDDETMVDSSLGDGLGQHITMGTRSFTVVGLLRHSTLLAGTPNMFVTMRAAQQLVFEGQRQVTAVLLRGEPLRVPARYRLLSPATVKSDMTRALAKAQQVISFLELFLWLIAACIIGSVVYISALEKTRDFAVLKATGSANSQLISGMALQATVISLGAAVIAVALGVILVPTFPIVVDIPGWALGALPGLAVVIGLLASVAGLRRVNAVQPAMAFGGP, from the coding sequence ATGTGGAGACTCGCGCTGCGCGACCTGCAGTGGCGCAGGCGGCGTTTCGTGATCTCGGTCCTCGGCACGTCGCTCGTCTTCACGGTGGCGCTGATCCTCGCCGGGGTGGCGAGCAGTTTCGGCGTCGAGGCCGACCGCGCCATACAGGGCTTCGGGGCTGACGCCTGGGTCGTCCACGCCGGGACCCCGGGTCCGTTCACGAGCGGCCTACCGATCCCGGATACGGCCATCGCGCAGCTGGCCTCCTCGCCCGGGGTGCGGGAAGCCGCCGGGCTCATCTACGGGCTTCAGTCCGTCGGGCCGCTCTCCCGGCCCTCGAACGTGAACCTGTTCGGCGTCAGCCGTGGGAACCTCGGTTTCCCCGCACCGGTCGAGGGTCGGCGACCCCGGCGTGACGACGAGACGATGGTCGACTCCTCCCTCGGCGACGGGCTCGGCCAGCACATCACCATGGGAACGAGGTCGTTCACCGTCGTCGGCCTGCTGCGCCACTCCACGCTGCTGGCGGGCACCCCGAACATGTTCGTCACCATGCGCGCCGCCCAGCAGCTCGTGTTCGAGGGCCAGCGCCAGGTGACTGCCGTGCTGCTGCGCGGCGAGCCGCTCCGGGTGCCCGCCCGGTACCGGCTGCTGTCGCCCGCCACCGTCAAGTCGGACATGACCAGGGCGCTCGCCAAGGCCCAGCAGGTCATATCCTTCCTCGAGCTGTTCCTCTGGCTGATCGCCGCCTGCATCATCGGCTCGGTGGTCTACATCTCCGCCCTGGAGAAGACCCGCGATTTCGCCGTGCTCAAGGCGACCGGCTCGGCCAACTCCCAGTTGATCTCCGGCATGGCGCTGCAGGCGACCGTCATCTCCCTCGGCGCCGCCGTCATCGCCGTGGCGCTCGGCGTGATCCTCGTGCCGACGTTCCCCATCGTCGTCGACATACCGGGCTGGGCGCTCGGAGCTCTTCCGGGGCTGGCGGTCGTCATCGGGCTGCTCGCCAGCGTGGCCGGGCTCCGGCGGGTGAACGCGGTGCAGCCCGCCATGGCCTTCGGGGGACCGTGA
- a CDS encoding acyl-CoA dehydrogenase family protein yields MIEQPGRQDLARWLDSRPTNYYEATPNLRSVLDIRAGVTRTASMEPRLRDFGRVVAEVIDPAVETLERHRELPAHIPYDGIGRRVDQIEFHPDYQRAGQAVWASEILAVNRGGRGAFEQAALFYLLAHAGEGGHSCPVVCTAGLARAVERRGSPELNARYASGLFEIDYDRCLRGSQFLTEVQGGSDVGANVTRAVPDATEPGAWRITGEKWFCSVADADLFAVTARPDGAGEGTGGLGCFLVPRSLDGATPNGFRIRRLKDKLGTRCLASAEIDFDGALGWPIGGVEEGFRVAVEELLNTSRWLNAVGSTALMRRAYLEASSFARHRQAFGQAVESFRAVRGQLAVMKVEEQAALASTMALTGLLDDVDSGQASEPEVAVYRLLVNANKYLTSITATDVVHRGIEVLGGNGTIEDFSPLPRLYRDAVVFESWEGTHNVLCAQVHRDCVRLGLLDHVLTWVRGELATAGESDDGASVAAALSDLEPRLRRALTEPEGAGAHFRRHLDQLTRVVQASCLLSEAVKGADAEKRAVVALFVRLHLIPGHRPEEEPGWHELVEAVLGDATAG; encoded by the coding sequence GTGATCGAGCAGCCGGGACGCCAGGACCTCGCCCGGTGGCTGGATTCGCGTCCGACGAATTACTACGAGGCGACACCCAACCTGCGGTCGGTGCTCGACATCCGGGCTGGCGTCACGCGTACCGCCTCCATGGAGCCACGCCTTCGGGACTTCGGCCGTGTGGTCGCCGAGGTCATCGATCCCGCGGTCGAGACCCTGGAGCGCCACCGCGAGCTGCCCGCTCACATCCCGTACGACGGCATCGGACGGCGGGTCGACCAGATCGAGTTCCACCCCGACTACCAGCGCGCCGGCCAGGCGGTGTGGGCGTCGGAGATCCTGGCGGTGAATCGGGGCGGACGCGGTGCTTTCGAGCAAGCGGCCTTGTTCTACCTGTTGGCACACGCGGGCGAAGGTGGCCACAGCTGCCCGGTCGTGTGCACCGCCGGTCTGGCGCGGGCGGTCGAGCGCCGGGGCTCACCCGAGCTCAACGCCCGCTACGCGTCGGGGCTCTTCGAGATCGACTACGACCGGTGCCTGCGAGGATCGCAATTCCTCACCGAGGTCCAAGGGGGCTCCGACGTGGGCGCCAACGTGACGCGTGCGGTGCCCGACGCGACCGAGCCCGGGGCCTGGCGGATCACCGGTGAGAAGTGGTTCTGCTCGGTCGCCGATGCCGACCTCTTCGCCGTGACCGCCCGCCCCGACGGCGCCGGCGAGGGCACCGGCGGTCTGGGGTGTTTCCTCGTACCCCGGAGCCTCGACGGCGCCACTCCCAACGGCTTTCGCATCCGGCGGTTGAAGGACAAGCTCGGGACACGTTGTCTGGCTTCGGCGGAGATCGATTTCGACGGCGCCCTGGGCTGGCCCATCGGTGGGGTCGAGGAGGGGTTCCGTGTCGCCGTGGAGGAGCTGCTCAACACCTCCCGGTGGCTGAACGCCGTGGGCTCGACCGCACTCATGCGACGCGCGTATCTGGAGGCCTCGAGCTTCGCGCGCCACCGCCAGGCGTTCGGGCAGGCCGTTGAATCGTTCCGAGCTGTGCGTGGGCAGTTGGCGGTGATGAAGGTTGAGGAGCAGGCCGCGCTGGCCTCGACGATGGCGCTTACAGGGCTGCTCGACGACGTCGATAGCGGCCAGGCCTCCGAACCTGAGGTTGCTGTTTACCGGCTCCTCGTCAACGCCAACAAGTACCTCACTTCGATCACCGCTACTGATGTCGTGCACCGTGGGATCGAGGTGCTCGGCGGCAACGGCACGATCGAGGACTTCTCCCCGCTTCCCCGCCTTTACCGCGATGCCGTCGTGTTCGAGAGTTGGGAGGGCACCCACAACGTGCTGTGTGCCCAGGTGCACCGGGACTGCGTCCGCCTCGGCCTTCTTGACCACGTGCTGACATGGGTCCGGGGCGAGCTGGCCACAGCTGGCGAGAGCGATGACGGCGCCTCGGTCGCTGCCGCGCTGAGTGACCTCGAGCCCCGCTTGCGACGCGCCCTGACCGAACCCGAGGGGGCTGGCGCCCATTTCCGTCGTCACCTCGACCAACTGACCCGCGTCGTCCAGGCATCGTGCTTGCTCTCGGAGGCCGTCAAAGGAGCCGACGCCGAGAAGAGGGCGGTGGTGGCGCTGTTCGTGCGTCTCCATTTGATCCCAGGACACCGTCCAGAAGAGGAACCGGGATGGCACGAGCTCGTGGAGGCCGTTCTCGGCGACGCAACCGCAGGATGA
- a CDS encoding sulfatase-like hydrolase/transferase, whose translation MGEPGCGDGAPDRAPDEPGRTRVTSRAPNIVVVMSDQHRGDMMGCAGDDGVLTPALDRLAAEGVRFSRVSCQGPLCMPARASFMTERYVRDHGVYTNWAEIPPDAPTYVWALRSAGYHTALLGKAHLYRDEILQAAHIDELAWRLTSLGFTEVRETGDKFPGEIPNRYTDHLRERGLLDVYLQHIADRSYQGDAETGQNATKRVPMWDATPMPVPLDAYVDAWHGAEAVRWIDGYDRPEPFFLFVGFPGPHDPWDAPRSAVDRYRDVEVSMPRSTRRPTVDGTGRYGALLNSFLWLSDTETMTDDAIRGMRRAYSADITVIDDAVDGILAALEQKGALDDTWVIYTSDHGEMGGNHGLMSKCVLYQPAVRIPLIVRPPGGCPPAVVDALVEHFDVPATVREIAGAPELPGGEGRSLLGYANGVPPPARSVSVSENWGFASFETDRYKIIVDEDAGTPCQLFDLHDDPDEDHDLLHDPLSASTVDELMETRVRPFFSTPPARPHESIFTP comes from the coding sequence GTGGGGGAGCCCGGGTGCGGTGACGGGGCTCCCGACCGCGCCCCAGACGAGCCCGGGAGGACGAGAGTGACGTCGCGCGCACCGAACATCGTGGTTGTCATGTCGGACCAGCACCGTGGCGACATGATGGGCTGTGCCGGGGACGACGGCGTGCTCACGCCGGCCCTCGACCGGCTTGCCGCCGAAGGGGTCAGGTTCTCGCGGGTGTCGTGCCAGGGTCCGCTGTGCATGCCGGCGCGGGCCTCGTTCATGACGGAGCGCTACGTCAGGGATCACGGCGTCTACACCAACTGGGCCGAGATCCCGCCCGATGCACCGACCTACGTCTGGGCGTTGCGCTCGGCCGGCTACCACACGGCCCTCCTGGGCAAGGCACACCTGTACCGCGACGAGATCCTACAGGCGGCACACATCGACGAATTGGCCTGGCGCCTCACCAGCCTGGGGTTCACCGAGGTCCGGGAGACCGGCGACAAGTTCCCCGGAGAGATACCCAATCGCTACACCGACCACCTCCGCGAGCGGGGCCTGCTGGACGTGTACCTGCAGCACATCGCCGACCGCAGCTACCAGGGCGACGCCGAGACCGGGCAGAACGCCACCAAGCGGGTGCCCATGTGGGACGCCACGCCGATGCCCGTTCCACTCGATGCGTACGTCGACGCCTGGCACGGCGCCGAGGCGGTCCGTTGGATCGACGGGTACGACCGTCCGGAGCCCTTCTTCCTGTTCGTCGGCTTCCCCGGACCGCACGACCCCTGGGATGCGCCCCGATCGGCAGTCGACCGCTACCGCGACGTCGAGGTGTCGATGCCACGCTCGACACGTCGGCCCACCGTCGACGGAACGGGCCGCTACGGGGCACTGCTCAACTCGTTCCTGTGGTTGTCGGACACCGAGACCATGACCGACGATGCCATTCGCGGCATGCGTCGTGCATACAGTGCTGACATCACCGTGATCGACGACGCCGTGGACGGCATTCTGGCGGCGCTCGAACAGAAGGGCGCCCTCGACGACACATGGGTGATCTACACCAGCGACCACGGCGAGATGGGCGGCAACCACGGGCTCATGTCGAAATGCGTGCTCTACCAGCCGGCGGTGCGCATCCCGCTGATCGTGCGCCCACCGGGCGGATGCCCACCAGCGGTCGTCGACGCGTTGGTCGAGCACTTCGACGTACCCGCCACCGTCCGCGAGATCGCCGGTGCTCCCGAGCTGCCCGGGGGAGAGGGCCGGTCCCTGCTCGGCTATGCGAACGGCGTCCCGCCGCCGGCGCGTTCGGTGTCGGTCAGCGAGAACTGGGGCTTCGCCTCGTTCGAGACCGACCGGTACAAGATCATCGTCGACGAAGATGCCGGCACCCCGTGTCAGCTCTTCGACCTCCACGACGATCCCGACGAGGACCACGACCTGCTCCACGACCCGCTGTCGGCCTCGACCGTGGACGAGCTCATGGAGACTCGGGTGCGTCCGTTCTTCAGCACGCCGCCCGCCCGTCCCCACGAGAGCATCTTCACGCCCTGA
- a CDS encoding pentapeptide repeat-containing protein, producing MRVAIGLGVALVGAFSVTVGLASPASAAVNCQATPAPLVDLHGCNLTGAQLAGTDLSGANLARATLSGANLAGAKLSGTRLVHAVLSGTTLTSANLTGANLTGATLGNAALSNATLDGAHLTGANLTGANLTNASLLRAHLDHAVLSTATLSGANLIRTALVGANLSGAKLLGTRLVYAKARGVDLVGANLTNGHLEGAVLSGANLTRANLTGATLFKAKLMAATLTNANLTNATLVRANLAGAVLSGVTWTGAACPSGSLAGLLGC from the coding sequence ATGCGTGTCGCCATCGGCCTGGGTGTCGCGCTCGTCGGCGCCTTCTCGGTGACCGTGGGCCTGGCCTCGCCGGCATCGGCCGCAGTCAATTGCCAGGCCACGCCTGCCCCCCTCGTGGACCTCCACGGCTGCAACCTGACCGGGGCCCAGCTGGCGGGCACCGACCTGTCAGGAGCCAACCTGGCCCGCGCCACGCTGTCAGGAGCCAACCTGGCCGGCGCCAAACTCAGCGGCACCCGTCTCGTCCACGCCGTGTTGTCCGGCACCACACTGACCAGTGCCAACCTCACCGGCGCCAACCTCACCGGAGCGACACTCGGCAACGCCGCGCTGTCGAACGCGACGCTCGATGGCGCACATCTCACCGGTGCGAACCTCACCGGTGCGAACCTCACCAACGCCAGCCTCCTCAGGGCCCATCTCGACCACGCCGTGCTGTCGACGGCCACGCTCTCGGGTGCCAACCTGATCCGCACCGCGCTCGTCGGCGCCAACCTCAGCGGGGCGAAGCTCCTCGGAACCAGGCTCGTGTACGCCAAGGCGCGAGGCGTCGACCTCGTCGGCGCCAACCTCACGAACGGCCATCTCGAAGGCGCCGTGCTCTCGGGCGCCAACCTCACCCGCGCCAACCTCACCGGCGCCACGCTGTTCAAGGCCAAGCTCATGGCGGCCACGCTGACCAATGCCAACCTGACCAACGCCACGCTCGTCCGCGCCAACTTGGCCGGTGCGGTGCTCTCCGGCGTCACCTGGACAGGAGCAGCGTGCCCGAGCGGCTCACTCGCCGGCCTGCTGGGGTGTTGA